One Candidatus Synechococcus calcipolaris G9 genomic window carries:
- a CDS encoding CHAT domain-containing protein produces MNPCFGKYIVVLLACGTGRDDLTNGDGVYGLRRAFTLADARSQVGTLRKVDDQVTKDIMVAYYENLLQVMGHTEAMRQVQLEMLKNPQTETPSYSAAFVSICVQWRLVATVTLIPGGCSLKQESQSQRA; encoded by the coding sequence TTGAATCCGTGCTTTGGCAAATATATAGTGGTGCTATTGGCCTGTGGTACGGGGCGCGACGATCTGACGAATGGGGATGGGGTCTATGGCCTACGGCGGGCATTTACGTTGGCGGACGCGCGATCGCAGGTGGGAACGCTCAGGAAGGTGGATGATCAGGTCACAAAGGATATTATGGTGGCCTACTATGAAAATTTGCTCCAGGTGATGGGACACACAGAAGCCATGCGGCAGGTGCAGCTAGAAATGTTGAAAAATCCCCAAACGGAGACACCCTCCTATTCGGCTGCGTTTGTATCCATTTGTGTCCAGTGGAGATTGGTTGCCACTGTAACGCTGATTCCTGGGGGTTGTAGCCTAAAACAGGAATCGCAATCGCAGCGGGCGTAA
- a CDS encoding ParA family protein, with protein sequence MKIIAVTGFKGGIAKSTTAIHLATFLSKSTPTLLIDSDPNRTCEKWSDRGNRQQAFIVTNEKAASRHIPGKSYLT encoded by the coding sequence ATGAAAATCATTGCAGTCACTGGGTTTAAAGGCGGGATTGCCAAGTCCACAACAGCGATCCACCTGGCAACATTCCTGAGCAAATCCACTCCAACTTTATTAATTGACTCTGATCCGAATCGCACCTGTGAAAAGTGGTCGGATAGAGGCAATCGTCAGCAAGCCTTTATCGTGACCAATGAGAAAGCAGCATCCCGGCATATTCCGGGCAAGTCTTATTTAACGTGA
- a CDS encoding ABC1 kinase family protein, which produces MPEDKRFSGYDPEAISAYYRRRPFLVFSRWLIILWPTCWLLFNRWWDKLTGQTKARQRKRAIELRETLTHLGPAYIKVGQALSTRPDVLSAIYLEEMTKLQDQLPAFANEVAFQLIEEELGATPSSLYAELTDNPIAAASLGQVYRGRLHSGEEVAVKVQRPGLAESITLDIFILRGLAFWVQRLIKSIRSDLVAILDEFADRLFDEMDYTQEGKNAERFARLYSYLPDVYVPRIYWQYTNRRVLTMEWVTGTKLNQPQLIQAQGIDPRYLVNVGVQCSLRQLLEHGFFHADPHPGNLLAMPNGKLAYLDFGMMSEIAPPQRYGLLNAIVHIVNREYEALAEDYVHLGFLGEDVDLTPIVPALAIVFSNALGASVAELNIQRIFDQLSEVMYEYPFQVPAYYALIVRSLLTMEGIAMGVDVNFKVLSAAYPYIAKRLLTDPSPELRTSLKNLLLKDGQFRWNRLENLLRNARDSRDYDFNAVLEQALEFLFSERGQLYRDRLADELTRSLDNWGRNALGQFSPFHLPIPFLRQPAAPVPSNPANKEPHSLEHLRRIFGILQDTPGFDAMKVVPALIRIMVRPEMHAMGQRIANGLLQRMIARFLREFLLAEKEPAALPDRPPSSYAT; this is translated from the coding sequence ATGCCCGAAGATAAACGGTTTAGTGGTTATGATCCAGAGGCCATTTCTGCCTATTATCGTCGTCGTCCTTTTCTAGTCTTTAGTCGTTGGCTGATTATTCTTTGGCCCACCTGTTGGCTACTCTTTAATCGTTGGTGGGATAAATTAACCGGACAGACCAAGGCACGCCAACGCAAACGGGCCATTGAACTACGGGAAACCCTGACTCACTTGGGACCAGCCTACATCAAGGTTGGGCAAGCCCTTTCAACCCGACCGGATGTGCTATCGGCAATCTATTTAGAAGAAATGACAAAGCTCCAGGATCAGTTGCCTGCTTTTGCCAATGAGGTTGCTTTTCAGTTGATTGAAGAAGAACTGGGGGCAACCCCTAGCTCTCTCTATGCTGAATTGACGGACAATCCCATTGCTGCGGCATCCCTGGGCCAAGTCTATCGGGGGCGGTTGCACAGTGGGGAAGAAGTAGCTGTCAAGGTACAGCGTCCGGGGCTGGCGGAAAGTATTACCCTGGATATTTTTATTTTACGGGGTCTAGCATTTTGGGTGCAGCGGCTAATCAAGAGTATTCGCAGTGACTTGGTGGCAATTCTGGATGAGTTTGCCGATCGCCTGTTTGATGAGATGGACTACACCCAGGAAGGGAAAAATGCCGAACGCTTTGCCCGGCTCTATAGCTACCTCCCCGATGTTTATGTGCCACGCATTTATTGGCAATATACCAACCGCCGTGTCCTCACCATGGAATGGGTGACGGGGACAAAACTAAATCAACCCCAACTGATTCAAGCCCAGGGCATTGATCCACGGTACCTTGTCAATGTCGGGGTGCAATGTTCCTTGCGGCAGTTGCTAGAGCATGGTTTTTTCCACGCCGATCCCCACCCAGGGAATTTGCTGGCCATGCCCAATGGTAAACTCGCCTATCTCGACTTTGGCATGATGAGCGAAATTGCGCCGCCCCAACGCTATGGGCTGTTGAATGCCATTGTTCACATTGTCAATCGGGAATACGAGGCCCTAGCCGAAGATTACGTTCATTTAGGCTTTTTGGGGGAAGATGTAGATCTCACCCCGATTGTGCCCGCCTTGGCAATTGTTTTTAGTAATGCCTTGGGAGCCAGTGTTGCCGAGTTAAATATTCAGCGCATTTTTGACCAACTCTCTGAGGTGATGTACGAGTATCCCTTTCAAGTGCCCGCCTACTATGCCCTGATTGTGCGATCGCTCCTGACAATGGAAGGGATTGCCATGGGCGTGGATGTGAACTTTAAGGTGCTGAGTGCGGCCTATCCCTACATTGCCAAGCGGTTACTGACGGATCCGTCCCCAGAATTGCGAACCAGTTTGAAAAATCTGCTCTTGAAAGATGGTCAGTTTCGCTGGAATCGCCTAGAGAATCTCCTCCGTAATGCCCGTGATAGCCGTGACTATGACTTTAATGCCGTCCTAGAACAAGCCCTTGAGTTTCTTTTTTCCGAGCGGGGCCAACTCTACCGCGATCGCCTTGCCGATGAACTCACCCGTAGCCTCGATAACTGGGGCCGCAACGCCCTAGGCCAGTTTTCCCCCTTTCATTTGCCAATTCCCTTCCTGCGCCAACCCGCTGCCCCTGTCCCATCTAACCCAGCTAATAAAGAACCCCACAGTCTAGAGCATTTACGGCGAATTTTTGGCATTCTCCAGGACACACCTGGGTTTGATGCCATGAAAGTTGTACCCGCTTTAATCCGAATTATGGTACGACCGGAAATGCATGCCATGGGACAACGGATTGCCAATGGACTTCTGCAACGTATGATTGCCCGGTTTCTGCGAGAGTTTTTATTGGCAGAAAAAGAACCCGCCGCCCTCCCCGATCGCCCCCCTTCCTCCTATGCAACTTAG
- a CDS encoding IS982 family transposase, producing the protein MSSLEDLFCSVDDFCQRFEPQWQQQLLHSGLQTRKRSRQLCLSEIMTIVIAFHQQGYRTFKDYYTKHVCRYWHKAFPDLVSYPRFISWLPSLLLPLSAYLRSCFGQCSGISFMDSTSLKVCHNRRIKQHKVFDLFAERGKTSVDWFFGFKLHLVVNDKGELLNFTLTPGNTDDRTPVPKLLQRLFGKVFADKGYVSQTLAKQLLQQTGVQFITKFRRNMKNRFLKLNDRLLLRKRAIIEIIIDQLKNISQVEHSRHRSPVNFLVNLVGGLIAYCHQPKKPSIALDSNLLP; encoded by the coding sequence ATGTCTAGCTTAGAAGACCTTTTCTGCTCAGTCGATGACTTCTGCCAACGTTTTGAACCCCAATGGCAACAGCAACTTTTGCACAGTGGGCTACAAACCCGGAAGCGGAGCCGACAACTGTGCCTGAGCGAAATCATGACGATTGTGATTGCTTTTCACCAGCAGGGCTACCGCACGTTCAAGGACTACTACACCAAGCACGTTTGTCGCTACTGGCACAAGGCATTCCCGGATTTGGTGAGCTATCCCCGCTTTATCAGTTGGTTGCCTTCGCTGTTATTGCCATTGTCTGCCTACTTGCGGTCTTGCTTTGGGCAATGCAGTGGGATTAGCTTCATGGACTCAACCAGCCTGAAGGTTTGCCACAATCGCCGCATCAAGCAGCACAAAGTGTTTGATTTGTTCGCCGAGCGGGGCAAGACTTCGGTGGACTGGTTCTTCGGTTTCAAACTCCATTTAGTTGTGAATGACAAAGGGGAATTGCTCAACTTTACCCTGACCCCTGGCAACACCGATGATCGGACTCCTGTCCCCAAGCTGCTGCAACGGCTCTTCGGCAAGGTATTCGCCGACAAAGGCTACGTCTCGCAAACGTTGGCAAAACAACTCTTGCAGCAGACCGGGGTGCAGTTCATCACCAAGTTTCGGCGCAATATGAAGAATCGCTTCCTCAAGCTCAATGACCGTTTGCTGTTGCGAAAGCGAGCCATTATCGAGATCATCATCGACCAGTTAAAGAACATTTCCCAGGTCGAGCACTCCCGGCATCGCTCCCCGGTTAACTTCCTGGTCAACCTGGTTGGGGGATTAATTGCCTACTGCCACCAGCCGAAAAAGCCCTCGATTGCACTTGACTCAAACTTGCTCCCCTAG